Genomic segment of Planctomycetota bacterium:
TGGTTTAATGGGAAAATTTATCGCCTGTTTATTCTTCATTGCCTGCGGGATTATTCCCGCCGTTTATCTTAAGGCGCAGGAAGACGACAACTCACGCGCCCCGGTGGAAAAACAGCAGGTTATCGAGGGGTGGTCTTATTCACATTACGAAAAAGAAACACTCATCTGGCAGGCTAAAGGAGAAAAAGCCCTCATAAGCAAAAACGAATACCAGTTAAAAACACTGGTGGTCACTTATTACCTGGGCCTGGAAGAAGGCGTGAGCACCCCGACAGACCGGTATCTGGTCCTCTCGGCAGATGACGGGGTCATTTCCCAAGATAATAACACCGCCGTATTCAAAAACAACGTCTGCCTGGAAATGCCTGAGCACGCCCATTCCTACCTGGATAAAGTCTGGAAAATCCGGGCAGCCGAAATCGGGATAAAATTAACGGGCGGCAAAGACAAGGCCCCGAAAGAGATATTCGTCTATTCCCCCAAACCGATAACGCTGACCCAAAGCGGCGGAATCACCCTGACGGCAAACAGTTTTAACGCCGCGATCATCGATAACTCTTTTAACACGGCCGCCTCACCCGGCAAGGGCAAGACCGAATTCAGGAAAGTGGTCTTCACCAAGGCACTGCTCATCCGCCTGGCGTCCGCCGAGGCTTCCACAGGAACCAACAAAACACTCGTATTAAAAGCGGATATCATGGAACTGTGCGACCCGGAAAAAAAGGAAAGCAGCATCGCATTAAAAGGGAAAAAAAGCGTTCTCTTGAACGATTCGCCCCCGCTTTCAAATTCAGCCAGCGCCCCCGGAAATAAAAATATCCAGCAGGAAGGCGAAAAGACAAAGGTGGTTAATACATCCTCTGTCTGGATTACCTGCGAAGGAGATGCTTTCATCTATCCGTATTTCCATAAGATCGAATTCAGGAACAAAGTCCGGGCAATCCAGTCGAGCGTGAAACTGGATATCAATAATACGCCGGCCGAAGAACCTGCCGGAGACACGCTCACGCCCACGGCTGTCTCCAAAGGGGTATTGACAACGGATTTCCTGACCCTTTTCCTCGACCCGGTGAATAACGAAATTACAAAGGTCCGCGCCGAAGGAAACATCATTCTTACTAACCAGGAAAATTCCGTCTTGAGTTGTGAAACCCTGGACTGGCTGCCGGAAAAACAACTTATCACCATCAAGTCTAAAAACGAAGTCAAGATATGGTCTAAAAACAACTTGATCACCGGGGTAGAGGCGGTCATCCACACGGGAGCGAGCGGCCTGATGTCCAACGGCTCCTGGGGAAAAATAGAGCTCAAAGGCGGAAACCTGTCCATCCCAAAAGAGAACGGGAAATAAGCAGATGACGAGAGACGAAGCGCGTAAATTAATGGAATCAAAAATCACCAATATCAACCTCCGGAAGCATATCCTGGCGGTCGAGGCAGTCATGAAATTCCTGGCACGGGAACTAAAGGCCGATGAGGAAGAATGGGGAATGGCGGGCCTGTTGCACGACCTCGATTACGAGGAAACCAAGAATTCTCCCGAACGGCACGGATTGGTCACTGCGGAATGGCTCACCGGAAAGGGCATAAACGATGCAATCATTAATGCCATCAAGGCGCATGCGGAGAAAAAGCCGCGCGAGACGCCCATGGAAAAGGCCATCTATTGCGCCGACCCGATAACGGGGTTCCTGGTCGCCTGCGCGCTGATTAAGCCGGAAAAGAAACTCTCCGCGGTGGACGCGGATTTCGCCAAGAACCGGATGAAGGAGAAGCGCTTTGCGGCCGGCGCCAACCGGAATGCCATCATGGCGTCTTCCGAACTTGGCATGGAGCTGGATAAATTCATAAATATCTCGCTGGACGCGATGAAATCAATAAACGCCGAATTAGGATTATAGCAAATGAATAAAACCAGGCTGATTAAAATGAAAGGCAAACCTCTTCCGGATACCAAAGGCGTCCTTTTTGACCTGGGCAATACGCTTTATGATAAGATGCAATACCTGGACGCCTCCTTTAAAAACGTCGCAAACTATCTCCATAAAAAAAGGTATCTGGATAAAAAGCTGACCCTGGAGCTTCTTTACCGCA
This window contains:
- a CDS encoding HDIG domain-containing protein, with translation MTRDEARKLMESKITNINLRKHILAVEAVMKFLARELKADEEEWGMAGLLHDLDYEETKNSPERHGLVTAEWLTGKGINDAIINAIKAHAEKKPRETPMEKAIYCADPITGFLVACALIKPEKKLSAVDADFAKNRMKEKRFAAGANRNAIMASSELGMELDKFINISLDAMKSINAELGL